A region from the Deltaproteobacteria bacterium genome encodes:
- a CDS encoding response regulator, translating into AQGVVREFTDHELPLDAKGNEIHTLSAAFHRMVEEIKTHISEREKAERALRRSEEQLRQSLKMEAVGRLAGGVAHDFNNLLTIINGYSDALLRRLGNTDPVRREIGEIQRAGERAATLTRQLLAFSRRQVLKPQAIRLNDAVISLGSMLRPIIGEDIEISTSLCGELWTVRADPNQVEQVVLNLVVNARDAMPSGGLLSISTANVSLDAPDDGDGGTIPPGRYVRLEITDTGCGMDDETVAHIFEPFFSTKEQGKGTGLGLAMVHGIVMQSGGRIRVRSAPGRGTTFAIYFPMVDEDVPGPDEAPVVAALAADTPRGTENVLVVEDEEMVREMVQEALLSDGYSIVSAGSGAEAIRIVERHEGPIDLLLTDLVMPGMNGMELSRRLLPLRPEMKVLYMSGYSKEAIPRFGGMGEGSVFLQKPVTPSILSRKVREILDAPANPR; encoded by the coding sequence GGCACAGGGGGTGGTTCGGGAATTCACGGACCACGAGCTCCCGCTGGATGCGAAGGGAAACGAGATCCACACCCTTTCCGCGGCGTTCCATCGAATGGTGGAGGAGATCAAGACCCACATCTCCGAGCGGGAGAAGGCCGAGCGGGCGCTCCGCCGAAGCGAGGAGCAGCTGCGGCAGTCCCTGAAGATGGAAGCGGTCGGCCGCCTGGCGGGGGGCGTCGCGCACGACTTCAACAACCTCCTTACGATCATCAACGGGTACAGCGACGCGCTCCTCCGACGCCTCGGAAATACCGACCCGGTCCGGCGGGAGATCGGCGAGATCCAGCGGGCCGGGGAGCGGGCCGCCACCCTCACCCGGCAACTCCTGGCGTTCAGCCGGCGGCAGGTGCTGAAGCCGCAGGCGATCCGGCTGAACGACGCGGTCATCAGCCTCGGCTCGATGCTGCGCCCGATCATCGGCGAGGACATCGAGATCTCGACCTCCCTGTGCGGGGAGCTCTGGACCGTGCGGGCGGACCCGAACCAGGTCGAGCAGGTGGTGCTGAACCTCGTCGTCAACGCCCGGGACGCCATGCCCTCGGGGGGATTGCTCTCCATCTCCACCGCAAACGTCTCCCTCGACGCGCCGGACGACGGAGACGGGGGCACGATCCCGCCGGGGCGCTACGTGCGGCTCGAGATCACGGACACCGGGTGCGGGATGGACGACGAAACGGTCGCGCACATCTTCGAGCCGTTCTTCAGCACGAAGGAACAGGGGAAAGGGACCGGATTGGGGCTGGCCATGGTGCACGGGATCGTGATGCAGAGCGGCGGGCGGATCCGCGTGCGGAGCGCTCCGGGCCGGGGAACGACGTTCGCGATTTACTTTCCGATGGTCGACGAGGATGTGCCGGGCCCCGACGAGGCACCGGTGGTCGCGGCGCTTGCCGCCGATACTCCCCGGGGGACGGAGAACGTCCTCGTGGTGGAGGACGAGGAGATGGTCCGGGAAATGGTGCAGGAGGCCCTTCTTAGCGACGGCTACTCGATCGTCTCGGCGGGCAGCGGCGCCGAGGCGATCCGCATCGTGGAGCGGCACGAGGGGCCGATCGACCTTCTGCTCACCGACCTCGTCATGCCCGGAATGAACGGGATGGAACTGTCGCGACGGCTCCTGCCGTTGCGGCCGGAAATGAAGGTGCTCTACATGTCCGGATACTCGAAGGAGGCGATCCCCCGGTTCGGCGGAATGGGGGAAGGATCGGTTTTCCTCCAGAAACCCGTCACCCCCTCCATCCTCTCGCGCAAGGTGCGCGAGATCCTCGACGCCCCGGCGAATCCGCGATAA